The Spirulina subsalsa PCC 9445 region ATGGGTCGGGCGCAACAATCGGCAAAATGATCATCTGACCTTTCGCGTAGCTGGGGATTATGACCTCTGGTTTCACAGTCAGGAAATCCCCGGCAGTCATATCCTGTTACGTTTAGAACCCGGTGCCCTACCCGAAGAGGTTGATCTCCAATTTGCCGCCGACTTAGCCGCCTACTACAGTCGTGGCCGGGAGAGTAATCAAGTCCCCATTGTTTACACTCAACCCAAATATGTCTATAAACCCAAGGGCGCTAAACCGGGCATGGTGATTTATAAACAGGAAACCGTCCTCTGGGGGAGTCCGAAACAAGGGGAAGTCTTGGTCAGTGGGAGAATTGAGAAGAAATACTTATCAGGGGCTTAAAAAAGTTTGTATTAGCTGCTACAATGCCACTAATGAAGAAATATTACAGGCTACTGCATTAATCCTGCTGCTCCGCCTTTGGCTTGCAAGATAGAATTGCCAAAGTGGAAAGGGGGGAAGTTGTCGCTTGGGTTTTCTCAGAATTAAACGACAGACTACGAACTAGCAAAACCCGCAGTTTTTTCAACTGGGGGTTTTTTGTTTGCTAGGGAACGGGGAATAGGGAATAGGGAATAGACATCTCCCCTGCTCCCCCTCTCCCCTGCCCCCGACTCCCGGACTTTTTCAGGGGGAGCTTTTTTCCGGGTGTTTCGATAGGATCAAGAAGTTCAAGGCATCGGGAAAGTATTTCACGACTTCCTGTTCTTGTCATCCGTTTGAGGGATAGCTTTCACTCGTCGCTGTGACACTGAGAAAATCCAGCGTCGAAAAAATCATCATTATCCGGTTGTGTCTCCGGGAATCTCTAACTATTCTGTTCCTATAGCGAGGAAAACAGACCGATGAAATCCTTTAAAACCTTCCTGAGTTTAGTAATTATCACCTTCCTCAGTTGCTTGTTATTCGCCGCTTGTAGCCCTAAAACGCTGGTGATGGGAACATCGGCGGATTATCCTCCCTACGAATTTAAAGAACAGTCAGGGGAAATTGTGGGCTTTGATGTGGATATTGCCCGCCGACTGGCCGCAAAGTTGAAGTTCAATCTAGAAATTGAAGACATGAACTTTGATAATTTAATCCCTGCTTTGACTGAGGGTGAGGTTGATTTTGTCATGGCGGGAATGTCCCCGACGGAAGAACGAAAACAGCAAGTCAACTTTACGGAAATTTACTATAAAGGGAGCAGTATTTTATTAACTCGTCGCGGGAGTAATTTTACCCTAGGGGATAATGCACCGGGGGCGAAAATTGGGGCGCAAAAGGGATCGACTCAAGCTAGTGCTGTGGGTAAACTAGACGGGGTTGAGTTGGTGGAGATGGATCGTATTGGCAATTTAATCCAAGGGGTGAAGGAGAATCAACTTCAGGGGGCGGTGATTGAGGCAACGGTGGCTGAAACCTATGCCGCGTCTAATCCTGATCTAGATTTTAGTGTACCCTTTGACACCGGGAGTCAAGGCAGTGCGATCGCTTTCCCCAAAGATTCTCCTCATCTGGAATCTTTTAACAAGGCATTGAGGGAAATGGAGGAGAATGGAGAAATCACAGAACTGATTCGCAAATGGTTCGGGTGAACTACTCCGCCCAGAAGGGGATGGAGAATTCCCGGCAAATTGATTGAATTAACGATTCTACCTTTCCCCTGTTTTAGAGTCATGGCGAATGTTCAAATGGCTTACTACCGCGAAATTACGCCCACAACTCCCTAAAATTCCCCTGGGGGTGGTGTTGGTTGTGCCGTTTGTGCTGCAAATTTCTGGGGCTGTGGGGCTGACGGGGTGGCTAGCTCTGCGCAATGGACAGCGAGCGGTGAATGATGTCACTCGTCAACTGCGGCAGGAAGCGACAGAACGCATTCAACAGGAGGTGAGGAATTATATTGAAGCCCCCTATTTAGTCAATCGGATTAATGGGGATTTGGTGGATTTGGGACGATTGGATGTGGGAGATTGGGAAGGCTTAGAAGCTTATTTTTGGCGACAACTGCAAGCCTTTCCGACGGTGAACGGGGTGCGCTTCAATGATGCAGAGGGGGGCTATTTGGGCATGGAGCGTTTACCCGATGGTTCCGTTCAAGTGGCGATCGCCAACTCCACCACCCCAGACACCCTGAACACCTACCTCCTCGACTCCCAAGGACAACAGAAAACCCTCCTCAGTTCTACCCCAGCCCATGACCGCGCCTATCAAGTGGGGTATAACGAAGCGGTAGAAGCGGGAAAAGTGACCTGGGGGGGGATTTATACCCATCAACGCTCTGAAACCCTCGCCAGTACCGTTAATCAGCCTGTGTATGCTGAAAATGGGGAGTTATTGGGGGTGTTTGGGGCTGAGTTTTTACTCTCGGAAATTAGCGAATTTTTGCGGGATCTCTATGTTAGTCCTTCCGGTCAAGCGTTTATCATGGAACCGTCGGGTTTTTTGGTCGCCAGTTCTACCCTAGAACGTCCTTTTCTCGTGACTTACGGCACCACCCTACGCATTCGAGCAACGGCAAGTAGCGATCGCCTCATTCAAGCCTCTGCCCAATATTTACAACGACAATTTGACGATTTAGCCGCCATTCAACAGGTTAGACAGTTGGATTTTTTCCTAGAGGGACAGCGCCATTTTTTACAAGTAACACCCTTACAAGATCAACAAGGCATTGATTGGTTAATTGTCGTTGTTGTGCCGGAGGAAGATTTTATGGCACAAATCCACCGCAATACTCGCCTGACTGTTTTACTCTGTTTAGCCGCCCTGTTTGGTTCAATTTTCCTCGGGATTCAAACTTCGCGCTGGATTAGTCGCCCCATTTTACGCCTCTTAGGAGCTAGTCAAGCGATTGCTCAAGGAAAATTGAATCAACAAATTAAATCCAGTCGCATCCGGGAATTAAATATCCTCTCCCATGCTTTTAACACCATGTCCCAACAACTCACCGAGTCTTTCACCATTTTAGCCGCCAGCAATGAGGAGTTAGAGCGACGGGTTGAACAAAGAACGGCTAAATTAGCGGAAGCAGAATCAGAACTGAGAGGGCTATTTAGTGCCATGATTGAATTAGTTATTGTTAAAGATATTGAAGGATGTTATTTAAAAATAGCCTCAGCCAATCCCCAATTACTTTATAGCCCAATGGATGATTTAATTGGCAAAACAGAATGGGATATTTTTCCCCCAGAACAAGCGGAACAGTTTGTGCAGTATATTCAAGAAGCCATCCGAGAACGTAAAACCCTTTCAGTAGAATATAAATTAGCGTTAAAGGAGGAAGAAGTAGATCAAAGTGGTTTAAAAAATGTCTGGTTTGCCGCCAATATTTCTCCCATTTCGGATACAACTGTTGTCTGGGTCGCCCGAGATATCACCCAACGGAAACAACTGGAACAAGACCTCTATCAATCGCAAAATTTCCTCGATAGTATTATTGAAAACCTACCCTTAGCTCTGTTTGTCAAAGATGTATCGCAACGCTTCCGTTATGTGATCTGGAATCATGCGGCTGAGAGTTTATATGGAATTCCCGCCAAAGATGCCCTCGGACAGAATAGTTACAGCACCGTTAATGCAGAATTGGCGGCTCAGTTTGAAGCCGAAGATTGGGCTGTGGTCAAAGAGCGTAAATTAACGATTATTGAGGACGAATCAATTGTCAATGTCTTGAATCGCAAAATTAGACAACGACTTTTAAAAGTTCCTCTACAAAATCAAGAGAGAGAAGTGACCCATCTGCTCTGTATGGCCGAGGATATTACAGAACGCAAACGAGCGGAAGAAACCCTCCAAAAAAATGAGGCAGAATTTCGCCATTTAGTCCATAATGTAAATTCGGCAATTGTACGCTGGGAGGCATCGGGTGAAATCTGTTTTATTAATCAATTTGGCTTAGAATTTTTTGGCTATTCTGAAGAGGAACTGATTGGCAAAAACTTAATTGGAACTATTGTCCCCGAGGTTGATTCATCGGGTCTTGCCATTGGACAAATTATCCTTAATGCCCGTTATAATCCTGAACAATACTTGCTTTATGAAAATGAAAATATGCGCAAAAATGGGGAGCGGGTTTGGGTGACTTGGGCGAATCAACCCATTTATAATGAACAAGGGGAACTGATCGAGTTTTTGTCGGTAGCAACGGATACAACAGAACGACGATTAGCTGAGGAAGCGCTGCGCAATGAACAAAAACGCTCTGAGCGTTTGTTGCTCAATATTTTGCCAGCCGCTATTGCCCAAAAACTTAAACAAAATTCGGGAGCTATTGCTCAACAATTTGATGAGGTAACGATTATTTTTGCTGATATTGTAGGATTTACTCCCCTTTCCGCCAAAATGGCCCCGACGGAGTTGGTCAGTTTATTAAATCGGATTTTTTCGCTGTTTGACCAATATGCAGAATGGCACGGACTGGAAAAAATTAAGACGGTGGGGGATGCCTATATTGCGGTGGCGGGGCTTCCGGTGCCAAAATTAGATCATGCCGAAGCGGTGGTTGATTTTGCCTTGGATTTGCAAAATGCGATCGCCATCTTCCAAGACCATGATGGACAATCTCTCAATCTCCGCATTGGTATCCATACTGGGTCTGTGGTGGCTGGGGTGATCGGGATTAAAAAGTTTATCTATGATTTATGGGGAGATACTGTTAATGTGGCTTCTCGTATGGAGTCCCAAGGAGAACCGGGTAAAATTCAGGTGACAGAAGCTATTTATCAATGTCTTAAAGATAAATATTTATTTGAGTGTCGGGGGAGTCTTAATGTGAAAGGAAAAGGGGATATGACGACTTATTGGGTATTGCGTCGTCTTTGAGGGATGCTAGACTATTTTTTCCATCCCCTTTTCTCCTTTCTTTTGACCGTTGATTAATACAGAAGCGCTGATGATTAAAGTTGAATATTAAGTCAATCCAAAACTTCCTTATTATTTAAGGGTGGGGGGTTTCAGGGTCTGGCAATATCTTCAGTAGAGTGTTATCAAAAAATTGGGTCTAAAATCTCGTCCTTTTAGAACGACTTTATGCTTTGTGTGTTAACATAAGGTAAATTCAGGTGGTTTATACCATGATTGTTTACGAGTTCAAGCTTAAAGGGGAAGATAAGCAATATCGGGCATTAGACGAAGCTATTCGTACTAGCCAATTCATTCAAAATAAGTGCTTGCGCTACTGGATGGATAACAAAGACATCAAGGTAGACAAGTACGCATTGAATAAATATTGTGCCGTATTGGCGGCTGAGTTTCCTTTTGCGAATGAACTCAACTCAATGGCTAGGCAATCGGCGGCGGAACGTTCTTGGTCGGCAATAGCTCGGTTTTACCACAACTGCAAGAAGAGGATTAAGGGGAAAAAAGGGTTCCCTACATTTAAAAAGAATTGCCGTTCAGTTGAATACAAATCATCTGGATGGAAGCTTTCAGAGACGAGAAAAGTGATTACATTTTCAGACCAGAAAGGAATCGGTACTCTGAAGCTAAAGGGGACTTACGATCTTAACTGCTATGACATCAAACAAATTAAGCGAGTGCGATTAGTGCGACGTGCTGACGGTTACTATGCTCAATTTGTAATTAGTGTTGATGTTAAGATTGAGACTCAACCAACAAATCAAGCTGTTGGTATTGATTTGGGATTAAAATACTTCATTGCCGACAGTCAAGGCCATGTGCAATCTTCACCCCAGTTTTACCGTCGAGCAGAAAAGCAGTTAAATCGTGCTAATCGTAAGAAGTCCAAGAAGTTTAGTCGAGAGCGAAAAAAGGCCAAGGTTAAACAATCGAACAATTACCACAAAGCTAGAAATAGATATGCCCGGAAGCATTTAAGGGTAAGTAGGCAGCGAAAAGAGTATTGCAAGAGACTAGCATACTCCGTTATCCAATCTAACGATTTGGTGGCCTATGAAGATTTGAATGTCAAAGGGCTGGTTAGAAATCGACATCTAGCGAAATCAATTAGTGATGCGGGTTGGTACACTTTCCGCAGTTGGTTAGAATACTTTGGGCATAAATATGGGAAGGTAACTGTTGCAGTTCCTCCCCATAACACAAGTCAAAAATGCTCTAGCTGTGGCGAAAAAGTGAAAAAATCTTTGTCTACTAGAACCCATGTTTGTCCTTATTGTGGGTATGTGGAAGACAGAGGTATCAATGCCGCTATCAATATCTTGAAATTAGGACTCAGTACGGTAGGGCATACCGGAACTTACGCTACAGGAGATTTGCCCTCTTGGGCAGTTGGCGCAAGCCTGCTGTCTAACGGCGAGTCGGTGAATGTAGAATCCCCACGCCTTTAGGCCCGGGAGTGTCAAATTTGTGTCCATCCTGTCTGTTGTTTTTGGTCGAAAACAAAAGAAAAAAAGCCCATCGCGGTAAGTTAAACGACACATTAACCCATTATTCCCAAATTTCCTAACCCCGAAATGAAAAGACCCGTCAGCATCGGGGCATAAAGGGAAAAAATTGACGGGATCTTGTGCAATGTGTTTTGCTAAGTTAGAACCGCAACCTGCTGGTCAAAAAAGATTGTGATTCCATGAACGCACTTAGAAAACCTGTATTACCTTTAGAAGCTGTCCCCCAACGTCGGGTGGTCCCTCTCCATCACCGTCGGCGGAAGCCCCGTCGTTCCTATGGCTTGGTCGTGGCTGAAATGACGGTCAAGTTCGCTGTGAATGGAATCTTATCGGCGGCGGCCTTAATGGCACTGGGGAATTTATTTCCCTATTATTGGGCGCAACAAGCCCGGTTACAAGAACTCAAACTGGAGATTCGAGAAACGGAAAAAGAAGTGAGTCAACTTCAAAGTAAGGTGAATCGCAGCTTTGACCCATCTCAAGCGAGAACTATGATGAAGGAACAAAGTGCCATGCTTGCCCCGAATCAACGCCGTGTAGTGTTGTTAAATCGTCAGGATGCCAATACCCCTTAAGATTGAGTCTCCCTTTTGGGGAAATCAGAATAGAGGGGGATTAACCTAGAATGCCAAGTCGGGAGTCTCAGACTCTCTGGCTAAAACTCCCTTAAGGGGAGTTCGTAAAAGCACTCACAAAGCGCTCTCGTCCGGTCAAGTCAGGTCGGATTTTCGGGTCTTGGTAATGCCCGGATTCTCTTAAAAGGTCGAGGATGGCTGTTCCTTGACCTACCATCATTTCCACGAGCCAAAACCCCCCCGCTTCTAGGTAAGCGGGGGCTGTTTTTATGAGGTGTCGTAAGGCGTTGAGGCCGTCTGCTCCTCCATCAAGGGCGAGGTGGGGTTCATGGTGGGCGACTTCGGGTTGGAGGTGGGGAATTTCGGCGCTGGGAATATAGGGGGGGTTGGATACCATGCCTTTAAGGGTTCCCTGTAAGCCCTCTAGGGGCTCCCACCACGAGCCTTGATGGAATTGGATACGGGAGGTCAAGTTGAGGGTTTGGGCGTTCTCCTGAGCCACAGAG contains the following coding sequences:
- a CDS encoding transporter substrate-binding domain-containing protein, with protein sequence MKSFKTFLSLVIITFLSCLLFAACSPKTLVMGTSADYPPYEFKEQSGEIVGFDVDIARRLAAKLKFNLEIEDMNFDNLIPALTEGEVDFVMAGMSPTEERKQQVNFTEIYYKGSSILLTRRGSNFTLGDNAPGAKIGAQKGSTQASAVGKLDGVELVEMDRIGNLIQGVKENQLQGAVIEATVAETYAASNPDLDFSVPFDTGSQGSAIAFPKDSPHLESFNKALREMEENGEITELIRKWFG
- a CDS encoding adenylate/guanylate cyclase domain-containing protein; its protein translation is MFKWLTTAKLRPQLPKIPLGVVLVVPFVLQISGAVGLTGWLALRNGQRAVNDVTRQLRQEATERIQQEVRNYIEAPYLVNRINGDLVDLGRLDVGDWEGLEAYFWRQLQAFPTVNGVRFNDAEGGYLGMERLPDGSVQVAIANSTTPDTLNTYLLDSQGQQKTLLSSTPAHDRAYQVGYNEAVEAGKVTWGGIYTHQRSETLASTVNQPVYAENGELLGVFGAEFLLSEISEFLRDLYVSPSGQAFIMEPSGFLVASSTLERPFLVTYGTTLRIRATASSDRLIQASAQYLQRQFDDLAAIQQVRQLDFFLEGQRHFLQVTPLQDQQGIDWLIVVVVPEEDFMAQIHRNTRLTVLLCLAALFGSIFLGIQTSRWISRPILRLLGASQAIAQGKLNQQIKSSRIRELNILSHAFNTMSQQLTESFTILAASNEELERRVEQRTAKLAEAESELRGLFSAMIELVIVKDIEGCYLKIASANPQLLYSPMDDLIGKTEWDIFPPEQAEQFVQYIQEAIRERKTLSVEYKLALKEEEVDQSGLKNVWFAANISPISDTTVVWVARDITQRKQLEQDLYQSQNFLDSIIENLPLALFVKDVSQRFRYVIWNHAAESLYGIPAKDALGQNSYSTVNAELAAQFEAEDWAVVKERKLTIIEDESIVNVLNRKIRQRLLKVPLQNQEREVTHLLCMAEDITERKRAEETLQKNEAEFRHLVHNVNSAIVRWEASGEICFINQFGLEFFGYSEEELIGKNLIGTIVPEVDSSGLAIGQIILNARYNPEQYLLYENENMRKNGERVWVTWANQPIYNEQGELIEFLSVATDTTERRLAEEALRNEQKRSERLLLNILPAAIAQKLKQNSGAIAQQFDEVTIIFADIVGFTPLSAKMAPTELVSLLNRIFSLFDQYAEWHGLEKIKTVGDAYIAVAGLPVPKLDHAEAVVDFALDLQNAIAIFQDHDGQSLNLRIGIHTGSVVAGVIGIKKFIYDLWGDTVNVASRMESQGEPGKIQVTEAIYQCLKDKYLFECRGSLNVKGKGDMTTYWVLRRL
- a CDS encoding RNA-guided endonuclease InsQ/TnpB family protein, translating into MIVYEFKLKGEDKQYRALDEAIRTSQFIQNKCLRYWMDNKDIKVDKYALNKYCAVLAAEFPFANELNSMARQSAAERSWSAIARFYHNCKKRIKGKKGFPTFKKNCRSVEYKSSGWKLSETRKVITFSDQKGIGTLKLKGTYDLNCYDIKQIKRVRLVRRADGYYAQFVISVDVKIETQPTNQAVGIDLGLKYFIADSQGHVQSSPQFYRRAEKQLNRANRKKSKKFSRERKKAKVKQSNNYHKARNRYARKHLRVSRQRKEYCKRLAYSVIQSNDLVAYEDLNVKGLVRNRHLAKSISDAGWYTFRSWLEYFGHKYGKVTVAVPPHNTSQKCSSCGEKVKKSLSTRTHVCPYCGYVEDRGINAAINILKLGLSTVGHTGTYATGDLPSWAVGASLLSNGESVNVESPRL